From one Vibrio neonatus genomic stretch:
- a CDS encoding DUF4381 domain-containing protein — protein MNGTTETLKPASMNAMLSGLGEPSLPTPISWIPNAPGWYLVLLIIAIWLIYRGFKAYRQYQANAYRRMALLELQSLDKDRLRLIPQLLRRTALNAYPRHQVSPLLGNEWEKWLDEQCKDSQFSSQLSGLLATLSYAPNASINENTAHNLIAQTAHWIKHHEVSHD, from the coding sequence ATGAATGGCACAACCGAAACATTAAAACCCGCCAGCATGAATGCGATGCTATCAGGGCTTGGCGAGCCAAGCCTCCCTACGCCTATTTCATGGATACCGAATGCGCCGGGTTGGTATCTTGTACTGCTCATCATTGCCATCTGGCTTATCTATCGTGGGTTTAAGGCATATCGTCAATACCAAGCTAATGCGTATCGTCGTATGGCATTGCTTGAGCTGCAATCTTTAGATAAAGACAGACTGCGCCTGATTCCGCAACTGCTACGCAGAACAGCGCTTAATGCGTATCCACGCCATCAAGTCTCACCTTTGCTGGGCAATGAATGGGAAAAATGGCTCGATGAGCAATGCAAAGATAGCCAATTTTCGTCGCAATTAAGCGGCTTATTAGCCACGCTTTCGTATGCGCCTAACGCCTCTATCAATGAGAACACCGCGCACAATCTGATTGCCCAAACAGCGCATTGGATCAAACATCACGAGGTGAGTCATGATTGA
- a CDS encoding DUF58 domain-containing protein, translated as MANSNPIKQKTSQLDPQIYTDLKSLRLMKYKATGFDFLPPQPVNSLLTGRHVSKLRGRGLNFEEMRHYQIGDDIRTMDWKVTMRTGKPHVKIFSEERERNVYLLVDQRTNMFFGSTGKMKSVIAAEIAALIAWKVTDSTDRVGAIIYNDTTAVPIAPQRSANHVLKILNEIVIKNQQLSVGKAKDSQGNSFAQLFHQAKRLVKHDALIILITDGYGYREQSEEQIKTLCKHNDVVLCHVTDPLEHNLAKLDKMVLTDGNLQLAVTHNQAQTKERFANDVTQALENFAHMAKKYRIPVIEINTLQPADQQLRKALGA; from the coding sequence ATGGCGAACTCCAATCCTATCAAGCAAAAAACATCGCAACTCGACCCACAAATCTATACCGATTTAAAGTCGTTGCGCCTCATGAAATACAAAGCCACAGGCTTTGATTTTTTACCACCGCAACCTGTCAACAGTCTATTAACTGGGCGTCACGTATCCAAGCTGCGTGGCCGAGGTTTAAACTTTGAAGAGATGCGTCATTACCAGATTGGGGATGATATCCGCACTATGGATTGGAAGGTCACCATGCGTACCGGCAAGCCACATGTAAAGATTTTCTCGGAAGAACGTGAGCGTAATGTTTACCTACTTGTTGACCAAAGAACCAATATGTTTTTTGGAAGTACCGGAAAGATGAAATCGGTTATCGCCGCCGAAATTGCAGCTCTTATTGCATGGAAAGTGACGGACTCAACCGATCGCGTGGGTGCCATCATTTATAACGACACCACCGCAGTGCCAATAGCTCCGCAACGCAGTGCCAATCACGTATTAAAGATCTTAAATGAGATAGTGATTAAAAATCAGCAGCTCAGCGTAGGTAAAGCAAAAGATTCTCAAGGCAATTCATTTGCTCAATTATTTCATCAAGCCAAACGCTTGGTTAAACACGATGCGTTAATCATCTTAATTACCGATGGTTACGGCTATCGTGAGCAAAGCGAAGAGCAAATCAAAACGCTCTGTAAGCACAACGATGTAGTGCTGTGCCATGTCACCGACCCGTTAGAACATAACCTAGCAAAGCTGGACAAAATGGTGCTCACTGACGGCAACCTGCAACTGGCCGTCACCCATAACCAAGCCCAAACAAAAGAACGCTTTGCTAATGACGTCACTCAAGCGCTAGAAAATTTTGCACATATGGCGAAGAAATACCGCATTCCGGTGATTGAAATTAATACGCTTCAGCCAGCGGATCAACAGCTGCGAAAAGCCCTTGGAGCCTAG
- a CDS encoding AAA family ATPase: protein MNSNLESVMQLKKQMEQSVIGQQHMVDTLLVALLTNGNVLLEGLPGTAKTRSIKALASALSVDLGRVQFTPDLLPSDVTGTEVYQDVDGKPTLTFQPGPVFNNLLLADEINRSPAKVQAALLEAMEERQITVAGKTYQLPDLFMVLATQNPVEQEGTYPLPEAQMDRFIMKINLDYPDADAEEQIIKMVRGEEKPSSYKPEPIDPACIFAAREEIQQIYCSDAVLKYLVSIIIATRQPEKYPDSGLANWIAVGSSPRATIALDKCARAMAWLKGKDFVDPDDVRQVVHGVLRHRLILSYDALAEGVSSDRVIDEILSQVAVA, encoded by the coding sequence ATGAATTCTAATTTAGAATCAGTAATGCAACTTAAGAAGCAGATGGAGCAATCGGTCATCGGACAACAACATATGGTCGATACCTTGTTGGTCGCGCTACTGACCAACGGCAACGTTTTGCTTGAGGGGCTACCTGGAACGGCTAAGACTCGTTCGATAAAAGCATTGGCTTCTGCTTTATCCGTTGACCTAGGTCGAGTTCAATTTACACCTGATCTGCTTCCATCTGACGTGACCGGCACAGAGGTGTATCAGGATGTCGATGGTAAACCTACCCTCACCTTTCAACCTGGCCCAGTGTTTAATAATTTACTGCTTGCCGATGAAATCAACCGCTCTCCCGCTAAGGTGCAAGCGGCGTTACTAGAGGCAATGGAAGAGCGTCAAATCACCGTAGCCGGCAAAACTTACCAGTTGCCTGATTTGTTTATGGTCCTTGCCACCCAAAACCCAGTAGAGCAAGAAGGGACTTACCCGCTTCCAGAAGCACAGATGGATCGCTTCATAATGAAAATCAATTTGGACTATCCAGACGCGGATGCAGAAGAACAAATTATCAAGATGGTGCGCGGAGAAGAAAAGCCTTCGTCATATAAGCCAGAGCCGATTGATCCCGCTTGCATTTTTGCCGCGCGAGAAGAAATTCAACAGATCTATTGCAGTGATGCGGTATTGAAATACTTAGTGTCGATCATTATCGCTACCCGTCAGCCCGAGAAATACCCAGATTCTGGACTGGCAAACTGGATTGCAGTAGGTTCAAGCCCAAGGGCAACCATAGCGCTAGACAAATGCGCGCGCGCTATGGCGTGGTTAAAAGGTAAAGACTTTGTTGACCCTGATGACGTCAGGCAAGTGGTACACGGCGTACTTCGACATCGTCTTATCCTTTCCTATGATGCATTGGCCGAAGGCGTAAGTTCAGATCGAGTGATTGACGAAATCTTATCTCAAGTCGCAGTCGCGTAA
- a CDS encoding DUF1254 domain-containing protein, which translates to MKKLALSIALGLNIVALPTFAATEVATLTDFFSDKGEVTTEKNYAIYETARQYLKVQEKVGVNNFEHKRVLTPTDQQPVVRMNRDTYYSMAVVNVSQGATITLPEIPEGKYMSMEVITEDHRIQAMQYGSGTFDLSTHAGDHVYVIVRTDATFTEDEVHAIQDKMTIDAKASAEFKAPQVQKGPFEKVEKELKAEMPTILKRDGAQATAGMFTDPQDESKELFTEEKYAVGAAIGWGGAQLQDNIYEVSGNFPADTCHQATFEDPENQAFWSVTVYNKQGFMFNDVANVSSNTATKNADGTYTVSFGCGDDAPNNIATKNDSGVFNLAFRHYMPSQKMRDGFRVLPLVKAVN; encoded by the coding sequence ATGAAAAAACTGGCTCTAAGTATTGCTCTAGGTCTTAACATTGTTGCACTACCAACGTTTGCGGCTACTGAAGTAGCGACCCTTACTGACTTCTTTAGTGATAAAGGCGAAGTGACCACTGAAAAGAACTATGCAATCTACGAAACAGCGCGACAGTATCTGAAAGTTCAAGAAAAGGTGGGCGTGAATAACTTTGAACATAAGCGCGTTCTCACTCCGACCGATCAACAACCCGTAGTGCGAATGAACCGAGATACATACTATTCGATGGCCGTTGTTAACGTTTCACAGGGGGCAACGATTACGCTTCCAGAAATTCCAGAAGGCAAATACATGTCTATGGAAGTGATTACAGAAGATCACCGCATTCAAGCAATGCAATACGGTTCGGGTACTTTTGATCTTTCTACTCATGCTGGCGACCATGTGTATGTGATTGTTCGTACCGATGCGACATTCACCGAAGATGAAGTGCATGCGATTCAAGATAAAATGACCATTGACGCAAAAGCGAGCGCAGAATTTAAGGCGCCACAAGTACAAAAAGGCCCTTTTGAAAAGGTAGAAAAAGAGCTGAAAGCAGAGATGCCAACCATATTAAAACGAGATGGTGCTCAGGCAACTGCAGGTATGTTTACCGATCCGCAAGATGAATCCAAAGAACTATTTACAGAAGAGAAGTATGCGGTAGGTGCTGCAATTGGTTGGGGCGGGGCGCAACTGCAAGATAATATTTATGAAGTATCAGGTAACTTCCCAGCAGATACTTGTCACCAAGCGACTTTTGAAGACCCAGAAAATCAGGCGTTTTGGTCAGTAACTGTATATAACAAACAAGGCTTTATGTTTAACGATGTGGCAAATGTCAGCTCGAATACGGCGACTAAAAATGCCGATGGTACTTATACTGTGAGCTTCGGTTGTGGCGATGATGCGCCAAACAATATCGCGACTAAGAACGACTCTGGCGTATTTAACCTAGCGTTCCGTCACTATATGCCAAGCCAAAAGATGCGCGATGGCTTCCGAGTATTGCCTTTAGTTAAAGCGGTTAACTAA
- the ppsA gene encoding phosphoenolpyruvate synthase: protein MQNNTLWFNGLSMEDVDKVGGKNASLGEMVSNLSNAGVSVPNGFATTSYAFNDFLDYKGLDERIHQLLDELDVEDVDALRKTGATIRQWVLDAPFPESLEQDIRDNYRELIEGNQELSVAVRSSATAEDLPDASFAGQQETFLNVKGIDAVLEATKHVYASLFNDRAISYRVHQGFDHRGISLSAGIQRMVRSDKASSGVMFTLDTESGFDQVVFITSSWGLGEMVVQGAVNPDEFYVHKPMLEAGHYPIVKKTFGSKLIKMIYSSNQEIGKQVDIIDTDTQERNEFSLNDEEIKELAKQAMIIEKHYQRPMDIEWAKDGIDGKLYIVQARPETVCSQSDQNVIERYELNNKADVLVEGRAIGQRIGSGPVRLVDSLEQMSLVQEGDVLVTDMTDPDWEPVMKKASAIVTNRGGRTCHAAIIARELGIPAIVGCGTATSSLNNGDTVTVSCSEGETGYVYNGELDFEIKRSEVDELPMLPAKVMMNVGNPDRAFDFAQIPNEGVGLARLEFIINKMIGIHPKALLNFDAQTDELKAEISERIRGYKDPIDFYVSKLTEGIATIASAFWPKRVIVRMSDFKSNEYSNLVGGKTFEPHEENPMLGFRGASRYISPVFEDCFELETQAIKRVRNEMGLKNVEIMIPFVRTPSEAASVIDILAKYDLRRGEQGLKVIMMCELPSNAILADEFLKYFDGFSIGSNDMTQLTLGLDRDSGDVAHLFDERDPAVKAMLKMAIDAATKAGKYVGICGQGPSDHDDLAKWLMEQGISSVSLNPDTVIDTWLKLGNVVNK, encoded by the coding sequence ATGCAAAATAATACTCTATGGTTCAATGGCCTATCCATGGAAGATGTCGACAAAGTCGGCGGTAAGAACGCTTCACTGGGCGAGATGGTTTCTAACCTGTCCAATGCCGGAGTTTCTGTTCCTAATGGTTTTGCTACCACTTCGTATGCGTTTAACGACTTTCTTGACTACAAAGGTCTCGATGAGCGCATTCATCAACTACTTGATGAACTTGATGTTGAAGACGTTGACGCACTGCGTAAGACAGGTGCAACGATTCGACAATGGGTTCTAGATGCACCTTTCCCAGAATCACTAGAACAAGACATCCGTGATAACTACCGCGAGCTAATTGAAGGCAACCAAGAATTGTCTGTAGCTGTGCGTTCATCTGCAACCGCAGAAGACCTTCCAGATGCTTCATTCGCCGGCCAGCAAGAGACCTTCCTTAACGTGAAAGGCATCGACGCGGTGCTAGAAGCAACCAAGCACGTTTACGCGTCACTGTTTAACGACCGTGCTATCTCTTACCGCGTACACCAAGGCTTTGACCACCGTGGCATTTCACTGTCTGCGGGTATTCAACGCATGGTTCGTTCAGACAAAGCCTCTTCAGGCGTGATGTTTACGCTAGATACTGAGTCTGGCTTCGACCAAGTCGTGTTCATCACTTCTTCTTGGGGTCTCGGCGAAATGGTTGTACAAGGCGCGGTGAACCCAGATGAATTCTACGTTCACAAACCTATGCTAGAAGCCGGTCACTACCCAATCGTTAAGAAAACGTTTGGTTCTAAGCTGATCAAGATGATCTACTCAAGCAACCAAGAGATTGGCAAGCAAGTTGATATCATCGATACCGACACGCAAGAGCGTAACGAGTTCTCACTGAACGATGAAGAGATCAAAGAACTGGCAAAACAAGCGATGATCATTGAGAAGCACTACCAACGTCCGATGGACATTGAGTGGGCTAAAGATGGTATCGACGGTAAGCTATACATTGTTCAAGCTCGACCAGAGACGGTATGTTCTCAAAGCGACCAAAACGTTATCGAGCGTTACGAGCTAAACAACAAGGCGGATGTCTTAGTTGAAGGCCGTGCTATCGGTCAACGTATCGGCTCAGGCCCAGTTCGTTTGGTTGACTCTCTAGAGCAAATGTCACTGGTACAAGAAGGCGACGTACTGGTTACAGACATGACAGACCCAGACTGGGAACCTGTGATGAAAAAAGCGTCTGCTATTGTCACTAACCGTGGCGGCCGTACTTGTCACGCTGCAATCATTGCTCGCGAGCTTGGTATCCCTGCGATTGTTGGTTGTGGTACCGCAACAAGCAGCCTAAACAATGGCGATACCGTAACAGTGTCATGTTCAGAAGGCGAAACAGGCTACGTTTACAACGGCGAACTTGACTTTGAAATCAAACGTTCTGAGGTTGATGAGCTACCCATGCTACCCGCCAAGGTAATGATGAACGTGGGTAACCCAGATCGCGCTTTCGATTTCGCACAAATCCCCAACGAAGGTGTTGGCCTAGCTCGCCTTGAATTCATCATCAACAAGATGATCGGTATTCACCCGAAAGCCCTATTGAACTTCGATGCCCAAACTGACGAGCTAAAAGCAGAAATCAGCGAACGTATCCGCGGCTACAAAGATCCAATCGATTTTTACGTAAGCAAACTGACAGAAGGCATCGCGACTATCGCATCTGCGTTCTGGCCTAAGCGTGTAATCGTACGTATGTCTGACTTTAAGTCGAACGAGTATAGCAACCTAGTCGGCGGTAAAACGTTTGAACCGCATGAAGAGAACCCAATGCTGGGCTTCCGTGGCGCATCTCGTTACATCTCACCGGTATTCGAAGACTGCTTCGAGCTAGAGACTCAAGCGATCAAACGCGTTCGTAACGAAATGGGGCTTAAAAACGTTGAAATCATGATTCCATTCGTTCGCACTCCAAGCGAAGCAGCGTCGGTTATTGACATTCTGGCTAAGTATGACCTTCGCCGTGGCGAGCAAGGTCTAAAAGTTATCATGATGTGTGAGCTACCATCGAATGCAATCTTGGCTGACGAGTTCTTGAAGTACTTTGATGGCTTCTCTATCGGTTCAAACGACATGACACAACTGACACTTGGCCTAGACCGAGATTCCGGTGATGTGGCACACCTATTCGATGAGCGTGACCCTGCTGTGAAAGCGATGCTGAAAATGGCGATCGATGCAGCAACCAAAGCAGGTAAATACGTAGGTATTTGTGGCCAAGGCCCATCTGATCATGACGACCTAGCGAAGTGGTTAATGGAACAAGGCATCAGCTCTGTTTCACTAAACCCAGATACGGTTATCGATACATGGTTGAAGCTTGGTAACGTCGTAAATAAGTAG
- the ppsR gene encoding posphoenolpyruvate synthetase regulatory kinase/phosphorylase PpsR: MQIDIQSRDVFYVSDGTAITCETLGHVVLGQFPFKANEKTFPFVESEDKLADLLKEIEISYRDTGLEPLVFFSIVIPDIKAKLLGAPAHCYDVLESIVQKVQDDIQMAPVPKLQRSRSVNKDSAKYFDRIAAIEYTLAHDDGITLKGLEEADVILLGVSRSGKTPTSLYMAMQFGLRVANYPFIHDDLARLKLLPEFEIYRHKLFGLTIEAERLMEIRENRLAGSEYASDSQCLYELQTVEAMFRREAIPYINTSSLSVEEISTRILERTGLRRRVL, translated from the coding sequence ATGCAAATTGATATTCAAAGTCGTGATGTATTCTATGTTTCTGATGGAACGGCCATAACATGTGAGACTTTAGGGCATGTTGTTCTAGGTCAATTCCCTTTCAAAGCCAATGAGAAAACCTTTCCGTTTGTGGAAAGTGAGGACAAGCTTGCTGATTTATTAAAAGAGATTGAAATTTCGTATCGTGATACCGGGTTAGAACCGTTGGTGTTCTTTTCGATTGTGATACCTGATATCAAGGCAAAGTTGCTAGGAGCGCCTGCGCACTGTTATGACGTGTTAGAGAGCATCGTGCAGAAAGTACAGGATGACATTCAGATGGCTCCTGTTCCTAAATTGCAGCGCTCTCGCAGTGTAAACAAGGATTCGGCTAAGTATTTCGATCGTATTGCCGCGATAGAGTATACGCTCGCACACGATGATGGCATCACGCTAAAAGGGCTGGAAGAAGCCGACGTCATCTTGTTGGGTGTTTCTCGAAGTGGCAAAACACCAACAAGTTTGTATATGGCGATGCAGTTTGGTTTACGCGTAGCAAACTACCCATTTATCCATGATGACTTAGCGCGCTTAAAGCTGTTGCCAGAATTTGAAATCTACCGACACAAGCTGTTTGGTTTAACGATTGAAGCAGAAAGGTTGATGGAGATTCGAGAGAACCGCTTAGCAGGCAGCGAATACGCCAGTGACTCACAATGTTTGTATGAATTACAAACGGTAGAGGCGATGTTCCGCAGAGAAGCGATACCTTACATCAATACCTCTTCACTATCGGTTGAAGAAATTTCGACACGCATCTTGGAGCGAACGGGTTTACGACGCCGCGTACTTTAA
- a CDS encoding heme ABC transporter ATP-binding protein, whose protein sequence is MRIPVVKCSDISVNIGKKSILDKVNIEFHSHEFTVLLGPNGTGKSTLLKTLSNEMPYSGEHLIMGKPLRDWDKKVLAKRFGILPQSSSLTFNFTAQEVVELGGLTLSGGQKNITRVATRKMEETGVLHLAERLYPSLSGGEKQRVHLARVLTQLDSIEHSKILFLDEPTSALDLSHQHNTLQLTQQQAKQGACVVAVLHDLNLAAQYADRIVVLNQGNIVADGTPWEVLTSETIKEVYSWQTQVMPHPTQQHPVILSAH, encoded by the coding sequence ATGCGTATTCCAGTAGTAAAATGCAGCGATATTTCAGTCAATATCGGTAAAAAGTCCATTTTAGATAAGGTCAATATCGAATTTCATTCTCATGAATTTACCGTGTTACTTGGCCCGAATGGCACAGGCAAAAGCACTTTATTAAAAACGCTCAGCAATGAAATGCCCTACTCAGGCGAGCACCTGATCATGGGTAAACCTTTACGAGATTGGGATAAAAAAGTGCTGGCTAAGCGGTTCGGAATTCTGCCTCAATCGAGCTCACTAACCTTTAATTTTACCGCGCAAGAAGTGGTTGAATTAGGCGGGTTAACTTTATCGGGCGGGCAGAAGAACATCACTCGCGTAGCAACAAGAAAAATGGAAGAAACCGGGGTATTACACCTAGCCGAGCGCCTGTATCCTAGCTTATCTGGCGGTGAAAAACAGCGCGTGCACCTAGCGCGAGTGCTGACCCAACTAGACTCCATTGAGCACAGCAAAATACTGTTTTTGGATGAACCCACCTCGGCGCTAGATTTAAGCCACCAGCACAACACTTTGCAACTTACTCAGCAACAGGCTAAACAAGGCGCTTGTGTGGTCGCCGTACTGCACGACCTAAACCTGGCTGCGCAATACGCTGATAGAATTGTGGTCCTCAACCAAGGCAACATAGTCGCAGACGGCACGCCTTGGGAAGTGCTGACCTCTGAAACCATTAAAGAGGTGTATAGTTGGCAAACACAAGTTATGCCACACCCTACTCAGCAGCATCCGGTCATATTGTCGGCTCACTAG
- a CDS encoding FecCD family ABC transporter permease produces the protein MNFAPSIKLSTPTLLSIALICVCFTSVLSISVGPMEISFSQSMRALASNVEFLDLHDGALPAHIHMIVQQVRLPRTLLAIAIGGILAICGAVMQGLFRNPLADPGIIGVSAGAALGAALAIVVFGSLAQSYPQLLMFGTVPMFSFLGGAITTLLVYQLGTSPTGTSVTMMLLAGVAIGALSGAMLGLLNYFADDQALRDLSLWTMGSLAGANFSGVIFAFSVLVILGLLFYRDAENLNALLLGEAEANHLGINVQKLKGRLILLTAAGVGVTVSLAGMIGFIGLIVPHIGRMISGPNHKTLLPLAMVLGALLLLISDMLSRILIAPLEIPVGIITAVLGAPFFIWLLISQKGRI, from the coding sequence ATGAACTTTGCACCCTCAATTAAACTATCAACGCCAACCTTACTCAGTATTGCGCTGATTTGTGTTTGCTTCACTAGCGTGCTTTCCATCAGTGTTGGGCCTATGGAGATCAGCTTTAGTCAAAGCATGAGAGCCTTAGCCTCCAATGTTGAGTTTTTGGATCTGCATGATGGGGCACTGCCTGCGCATATTCATATGATAGTGCAGCAAGTGCGCTTGCCTCGAACCCTACTGGCCATCGCCATAGGTGGCATATTGGCGATTTGTGGTGCGGTAATGCAAGGGCTATTTAGAAACCCTCTTGCCGATCCTGGCATTATTGGCGTTTCTGCAGGCGCAGCACTAGGCGCGGCGCTGGCAATTGTGGTATTTGGCTCGTTGGCGCAAAGCTATCCGCAACTGTTGATGTTTGGCACTGTGCCTATGTTCTCGTTTTTAGGTGGCGCAATCACCACTTTATTGGTCTATCAGCTTGGCACCTCACCCACGGGAACCTCAGTCACTATGATGCTACTTGCGGGGGTGGCGATTGGCGCACTTTCAGGGGCTATGTTGGGGCTTTTAAACTACTTTGCCGATGACCAAGCCCTTAGAGACTTGTCTCTTTGGACCATGGGCTCGCTTGCGGGTGCCAATTTCTCGGGCGTAATATTTGCCTTTAGCGTGCTCGTTATTCTTGGCCTTTTATTTTACCGCGACGCCGAGAATTTAAATGCCTTATTGTTAGGCGAAGCTGAGGCAAATCATCTGGGCATTAACGTACAAAAACTGAAAGGTCGATTGATTCTACTTACCGCCGCAGGCGTTGGGGTAACCGTTTCTCTGGCGGGAATGATAGGTTTTATCGGCCTAATAGTGCCGCACATTGGGCGCATGATTTCAGGCCCAAATCATAAAACTTTGTTGCCTCTGGCTATGGTATTAGGCGCTCTGCTGCTGCTTATCTCTGATATGTTATCGCGCATTTTAATTGCTCCCTTAGAAATCCCAGTGGGGATCATTACCGCGGTATTAGGCGCCCCTTTCTTTATTTGGTTACTTATCTCGCAAAAGGGACGAATTTAA
- a CDS encoding heme/hemin ABC transporter substrate-binding protein, producing MKQTLLFITLAFFSSFTLANTQSEPNRIISVGSSVTELLYALDAKDQLVAIDITSKHFDPAGELPQVGYHRQLSAEGLMAQNPTHIIGSNEMGPDTALALLKSAGIKVITVPAGNSEADLDARIDTVANVTGKEVQAIELKDKLHQQMENLAKLDPKHHPKAIFAMLSEGRPATIAGSETTVDKIIQLAGGKNPANQDFNSYKSMSFEAIINIQPDYILVPQRTWDAMGGQQGILQKFPLLAATSAASNNQIIPVPGSALIGGFGIESIELSRTLYHTFQRD from the coding sequence ATGAAACAAACACTTTTATTCATCACCCTAGCGTTTTTCTCCTCGTTCACTTTGGCTAACACGCAAAGCGAACCTAACAGAATCATCAGCGTCGGTTCTAGCGTTACCGAACTTCTATACGCGCTAGATGCTAAAGATCAATTGGTAGCGATTGATATCACCAGTAAACATTTTGATCCTGCCGGCGAATTGCCGCAGGTGGGTTATCATCGTCAACTGTCAGCAGAAGGATTAATGGCGCAAAACCCAACTCATATTATCGGCTCGAACGAGATGGGCCCTGACACTGCTCTTGCCTTACTAAAATCTGCGGGCATAAAGGTAATTACTGTTCCTGCGGGCAACAGTGAAGCTGATTTAGATGCACGTATTGATACGGTAGCCAATGTCACAGGCAAAGAAGTGCAAGCTATTGAGCTAAAAGATAAACTTCACCAACAAATGGAAAATCTAGCCAAGCTTGATCCTAAGCATCACCCTAAAGCTATTTTTGCTATGTTAAGTGAAGGTCGCCCTGCCACGATTGCGGGCTCTGAAACGACTGTAGACAAAATCATTCAACTTGCCGGTGGTAAAAACCCAGCAAATCAAGACTTTAACTCTTATAAATCCATGTCTTTTGAAGCCATTATCAATATCCAACCCGACTACATTTTAGTGCCACAACGCACCTGGGATGCGATGGGCGGCCAGCAAGGTATTCTGCAAAAATTCCCTCTGCTAGCAGCCACTTCCGCCGCTTCCAACAATCAAATTATTCCAGTACCGGGCAGCGCTCTTATTGGCGGATTTGGTATTGAAAGCATTGAGTTGAGCCGAACTCTTTATCACACCTTCCAGCGCGACTAA
- a CDS encoding ExbD/TolR family protein, producing MIKSQSSLFDEEFKPDLTPLLDIIFIVMVFLLLTANITIKTMEVAIPQTEDAQVLSDQDKTVITVNILTSDPKWAIDGESFANWNAFTRTLLEKVTMSPERDLIISPDKSADVESMLKLLAWLQTNNIDATNIVMEESTQ from the coding sequence ATGATCAAGTCTCAGTCTTCTCTGTTTGATGAAGAATTTAAACCTGATTTGACCCCCCTACTCGATATTATTTTTATCGTGATGGTGTTTCTTCTATTAACGGCCAATATCACCATTAAAACAATGGAGGTCGCCATTCCGCAAACAGAAGATGCGCAGGTGCTCAGTGATCAGGATAAAACGGTGATTACCGTGAATATTTTAACCTCCGATCCTAAGTGGGCCATTGATGGGGAGAGCTTTGCCAATTGGAATGCTTTTACCCGTACCTTATTAGAAAAAGTGACAATGTCACCAGAAAGAGATTTGATTATCTCGCCCGATAAATCTGCCGATGTGGAGTCGATGCTAAAACTGCTCGCTTGGCTACAAACCAACAATATTGATGCGACAAACATTGTCATGGAAGAGAGTACCCAATGA
- a CDS encoding MotA/TolQ/ExbB proton channel family protein: MNTLITLHSQLGMMTIPLTVLSALTLMLIIERTIYMLFNGRTHTSQILSKVHRIDFSNSEQVEKFIERDLQGKTIMFQAMRMLLGHRSFTKDLREEAVSIWLFKKRQQYKSGIRTLSIIGVISPLIGLLGTVLGLIEMFKGLALTSGSISPSVLADGLGLAMSTTAVGLLIALPAITGAQLLSMWIEKTLATIEYTLNHSNLHIEGISIECPDNAKSCEEVVA; encoded by the coding sequence ATGAACACCTTGATTACGCTTCACAGCCAATTAGGAATGATGACCATACCACTGACCGTTTTGTCAGCTCTCACGCTTATGCTCATCATCGAACGCACTATTTATATGCTTTTTAATGGCAGAACCCACACCTCACAAATATTGTCCAAAGTGCACCGCATTGATTTTTCAAATTCTGAGCAAGTTGAAAAGTTCATTGAACGCGATCTGCAAGGTAAAACCATTATGTTTCAAGCGATGCGCATGTTACTTGGTCATCGCTCTTTTACTAAAGATCTCCGAGAAGAAGCCGTTAGCATCTGGTTATTTAAAAAGCGTCAGCAATATAAATCAGGCATACGTACTCTTTCTATCATAGGTGTTATCAGCCCTTTGATTGGTTTGCTTGGCACAGTATTGGGCCTAATTGAAATGTTTAAAGGCTTAGCACTGACCTCAGGTTCTATTTCTCCATCGGTTTTGGCCGATGGCTTAGGCTTGGCAATGTCGACCACTGCGGTCGGGCTATTAATTGCTTTGCCTGCCATTACCGGCGCGCAACTGCTTAGCATGTGGATTGAAAAAACCTTAGCGACTATCGAATACACCTTAAATCACAGCAATTTACACATTGAAGGCATCTCTATTGAGTGTCCGGACAATGCCAAGTCATGTGAAGAGGTCGTTGCATGA